The Petrotoga miotherma DSM 10691 region TGAAACTGAATAAATGGGGTTATATAGAGGCAGATCCCGTTACCGGTGCTACTTCTGTTGAAGGAGTCTGGGCAGGAGGCGACATAGTTACAGGAGCAGCAACCGTTATCGAGGCAATGGGGGCAGGTAAAAGGTCTGCTAAGGCAATAGATGAATATATTTCATTGAAGGTAGGAAAATTTTGATGGATTTTGAGGAAGAAAATAGAATGATGGTTGAGTATCAGCTTAAAAGAAGAGGTATAATCGATGAAAAAGTTCTAAATGCTTTTTTGAAGGTTAAAAGACATTTGTTTGTTCCAAAAAATCTTGAGAAGTATGCATATGATGATTGCCCTTTGCCTATTGGTGAAGGGCAAACTATTTCTCAACCTTATATAATAGGCTTAATGCTTCAACTATTAGAATTAAAAGAAAAAGACGTAGTTTTAGAAATAGGTACTGGGTCTGGTTATCAAACGGCTTTACTGGCAGAGATAGCACGTTTTGTTTATACGATAGAACGAAATGAAACGTTAGCCCAAAGAGCAAAAAGTAAATTTGAGGAATTAGGTTATAAAAATATTGTTTTAGAGGTTGGGGATGGAACAAAAGGTTGGAAAAAAGAAAAGGTTGAATTTAACGGAATTATAGTTTCAGCAGCAGCGCCAAAAGTTCCTGATCCTTTGTTTTCTCAACTAAAAGTTGGTGGAAGAATGGTAATTCCGATTGGTTCTAGAACCTTTCAACGTTTACATAAAATAACCAAGTTAGAGGATGGAAATATGAAGGTTGAATACTCTGATGGTTGTATGTTTGTGCCTTTAATAGGTGAAAATGGTTGGTGAGAGTTTTTAGTTAAAATAGAAAATATCCCGCAAAAAGCGGGATATTTTAATTATTAATATGGAAAAGTTATCTCAGGAACTTCAAATGATCCTATTTGGGATGGATCTGATGGTATTGTCAGTTTACCTTCTTTTATCAATTTTTTTAGATATTCGATTTCGACAAAATATCTAATGGGTACCATGCTTCTTGTGTATTTCATTGGCGTTATACTTACACCGTCTTCTTTCATACCTAATCTAAAGACACCAGATTCAAAGGTTCTTACAGACATGGCGCTTTGAATGCCTTCAAAAGCAGCTGTATCCACTCTTTTCATAGCACTTGTCAATACGTAGCCCGGAGCCATGTAATCTTGGTCTACATCCACACCTATTGCAAAAAAGTTTTTATCTAATTCATAGTATTTATCGATGATTTGCTCTAAGGGGGCATTTTTGGGTAGATTGTATAGATTACTTCCTCTTTCTTTAGCAGCATCAATTACGCCGTTCCCCGTTGGTCCAGCTGCATGAAAAACAATATCTGCACCGTTTTCCATCTGTGTTAGAGCTAAACTCTTTCCTAAAGCAGGGTCGTTGAATGTGTTCGCATAACCTGATATGACTTGGACATCTTCGTTATGTAATTCATTGTATACTTTAACCCCTGCTGCGTAGCCAGCTTCGAATTTGGTGACGGCAGGAACTGGAACTCCTCCTATAAACCCTACTTTTCCTGTTTTGGTCATCATTGCAGCCAAATAACCTGCTGGGAAGCTTGATTCATGCTCGTTGAAAACATAACAAACAACGTTTGAAGGGACTATCTGTCCAGGAGATGGTTCGATATCGATGCCCACAAAATAAACATCAGGAAATTGAGGAGCTACGTTGAATAAAACATCCGTCATCATAAATCCCACGGCGATTACCACGTCTGAATCTCTTGCAGCGTTAGATAGATTTGGTAAATAATCTGTTTGTTCAGATGATTGGATTACTGCGATTTCTACCCCTAATTCGTCCTTCGCTCTTAAAACGCCTTGCCATGTTCCGTCGTTGAAAGATTTGTCGCCCAATCCTCCTACGTCGGTGACCATGGTTACTTTGAAAGCGAAAATAGTGGAAAATAAGAACAAAACAACAAAGAAAACACTGAAGTACTTTTTCATAAAAATCGCCTCCTTTGGGATGTATAATTATTATAGCATATTCGGTTTTAAAGTTTTTACCAAGAGTAGTTTTACAATTTGATGATATAATAAAAATACAGATCATGAAGTGGGCTACATGGCTCTTCCCCTACGGGTTATAAACTGCAGATCCTTCCTTAGAGGGGCGGGGAATTGGAGTGAAGTATAAAAACCCTTTATCCTTATGGGTGGGGAGCCGGAATGAAGTATAAAAACTCTTTATCCTTATGGGTGGGGAGCGGGGCGAAGGGGCGCTAAAGAAAGCTTTTGAGTGTCTAAAAACAGTAAAAGTATAATAAGCAAAGTAGTGAGGAGATGCTTATGAAGAAGGCTCTACTGATATTTTGCATATTACTTCTTCCATTTTCCTTTTCTTTATCCTTTAATTCTCCAAGTTTTATTTGGAACTACGTTACTAGCTATCAAACAGATGAATTAATGTATTTGAAAGTTAACTATACCCAAAAATTAATAGAGAAAATTAAAGATTATTTGCCATTTTTAGAAAGATCAGGCATATCTCTTCCTATAACTTCGGATGTTGAAGTGCATTTTATTGATGTTAGTCAAGGAGATTCAATTTATATAAAATTACCAAATAATGTTGATATCCTAATTGACGGTGGAAATAATTGGTATGGTGACGATGTAGTTACTTACCTCAAATCCCAAGGTGTTGATGATATAGAATATTTGATAGCCACCCATCCAGATGCAGACCATATAGGTGGGTTAGATGATGTTTTAAAAGCCTTTGAAGTTGAAAATGTCTATGCCCCGGATGTTTCTCACACCACGAAAACTTACAATGATTTTGTTTTAGAAGTGAGAAACGAAGGAACCTACATTAAATCAGCTAAGGTTGGAATTACTTTAATTAATTCTGCATTAGCGGCTGTGATAGGTTGTCCTTCATTTAGTAATGTGTATTTTCTTGGACCTGTGAAAAATTATGGAACAGACCTTAATTCTTGGAGTGCTGTCGTGAAGTTAGATTTTGGAAATTCTTCTTATCTTTTCACTGGAGATGCCGATAGAATTTCTGAAAAAGATATGATAGATAACGGTATGTTTTTAAAAGCAGATGTTCTTAAGGTTGGCCATCATGGATCTTATTCATCAACTTCGCAAGAGTTTTTAAAGGAAGTTAGTCCAAAATATGCGGTGATCTCTGTTGGTAAAAATAATAATTACGGTCACCCAGCACAGGAAGTATTAGAAAGATTAGAAATGTATAAGGTAGATCTTTTTCGTACAGATTTGCAGGGACATATTATAGCTATTAGTGATGGGAATAAAATAAATTTTAACGTTGAACCAATTAACACTGTTAATCTTATGGAAGATGCTCAAGAATCAGCACCACAAAAAACTTCTATATTGATTACGAACTTAGATGTTTCTGATGAAAAGGTTACTATCTGCAACAATACTGATGAAGACGTAGATTTAACAGGATGGGCTTTGGTTAGCGAAGTTGGAAACCAAAAGTTTAATTTTCCAGATGGATATATACTTAGAGCTGGAAAATGTGTGAATATTTTGTCAGGTCGTGGCGCGATAGATGAACCTCCAGCTAATTTAAAATGGACAGGAGCTTATGTTTGGAATAACGATGGAGATATTGCGGCACTATACGATGCTGAAGGGATACTAATAAGTAGAGTTGAATTCTAAGGTTTTGTCAACTACAATAATAATAAATAGTTGTAAATTGTGATTTTATGTTAAAAAAAATGCTTGAAAAAAGAGAACACTTATGTTATAATTTGTATGCTCAAATGAAGTTTTTATATTTATGGGGTCGTGGCGCAGCTGGGAGCGCGCTACCATGGCACGGTAGAGGTCGTGGGTTCAAGTCCCATCGACTCCACCAATATGAGGGAAATATTCCCTTTTTTTTTATATATTAAATCTTTCATCATGGGTGGGCTGCGGGGTGAAAGGGCGCAAACCTATATAGAATAAATATTTTAAAAACTAAATAATTTTAAATGGGTTACAGGGCAAGGCCCCAGCGAAGGGGCACTAACACAATTTTTTAAAGATAATATCCACCAGGGTAAGGAGGCAGAGAAATGGAAGAGTATCTCACTTTTGATGATGTGTTGTTACTACCGCAGTATAGCGAAATTGTGCCGAGTAGGGTTGATACAACATCTCGTTTAGTAAAAGATATCCATTTAAAAATCCCCTTTCTTTCTGCAGCAATGGATACTGTGAGTGAATCCCAAATGGCAAAAGCTATGGCGAGAGAAGGCGCCGTTGGGGTTATTCATAAGAATATGTCGATTGAACAGCAAGCCTATGAAGTTTCAAAAGTAAAAAAGACAGAGAACGGGATTATATACGATCCCATTACAATTACTCCCGATACAACCATTAAAGAAGCTGAAAAGATCATGAGAGAGTACAGAATTGGCGGATTGCCGGTTGTGGATGATGATAAAGTTCTTTTAGGTATATTGACCAATAGAGATATTAGATTTGAACAAAATATGGAAAAAAAGGCCAAAGAATTGATGACTCCCTACAAAAATTTGGTTGTCGCTGGTTCGCATATATCTTTGGAAGAAGCGAAAGAGATACTTCATCAGAATAAGATAGAGAAATTGCCTATTGTAGATGATAAAAGACATATAAAGGGTTTGATAACAATAAAGGATATTACTTCCGTGATTGAAAACCCGAACGCTACAAGAGATGATAAAGGGCGTTTAGTTGTTGGAGCTGCTGTTGGCGTTTCGGATGGTTTACAAAGAACGCAAGAATTAGTTAATGCAGGGGTTGATTTTGTCGTTTTAGATTCCGCACATGGACATACGAAAAATATTATCGAAATTTTAAAAATGATAAAAGAGAGATTTCCAGATCTCCCTGTAATCGCTGGGAATATAGCTACTGCTGAAGCTGCCAAAATGTTAATAGAAAGTGGAGCCGATGCAGTAAAGGTCGGGATTGGACCAGGTTCTATATGTACGACGAGAGTTATTTCTGGGGTCGGGGTACCCCAATTAAGTGCAATTATGAAGGTTTCAGAAGAAGCGAATAAATACGGTATTCCTGTTATAGCTGACGGTGGAATAAGATATTCTGGTGATATTGTTAAGGCTTTAGCAGCAGGGGCTTCTACTGTGATGATGGGGAGTATTTTTGCTGGTACTGAAGAAGCACCTGGCGAAACGATAATTTATCAGGGAAGGAAGTTTAAAACATACAGAGGTATGGGTTCAATAGCAGCTATGGAAAAAGGGAGTAAAGATAGATATTTCCAAGAAGACACACCAAATGAGAAGCTTGTGCCAGAAGGTGTTGAAGCTATGGTAGCATACAAAGGTGAGGTAAAAGATGTTATAATACAATTAGTTGGAGGAGTCAAAGCTGGAATGGGATATGTTGGGGCAAAAGATGTTAAGGAATTACAGCAAAAGGCTAAATTTATAAAAATTACTACGGCAAGTATAACTGAAGGACATCCACATGATGTAAAAATCACACGTGAAGCTCCAAATTATTTCTTTTCATCTTAGTTATTGATTTTTGTGGGTTGCGGGTTAATCTCTCTCTTCCTTATGGGTGGGCTGCGTGGGCGGGCTGCAGGACGAAGGGGCGCTAAAATAAAGTTTCTAATGAGTATATTTTAATGGAGAGGAAGTTATATGCAAACAAAAAACATTTTAGATTTTGAATATTCAGATTTACAAAGTTATTTGCTCAATGAATTAGGACTTGAAAAGTTTAGAACCGATCAAATTTGTGATTGGATTTATAAGAAAAGAGTTTTTGATTTTGCATCAATGACTAATTTATCTAAAGACGATAGACAAAAACTCAGTGATAACTTTAAAATATCTATTCCTCATATTATTAAAAAACAGGTATCAAAGATAGATGGAACGACCAAATATCTTTTGGAGTTAGAGGATAGAAACACTGTTGAAGCGGTAATTATTTACTATCCTTCACGAACGATAGCTTGTATATCAACACAAGTTGGTTGCCCACTGAAATGTTCATTCTGTTCTACAGGGCAAAGCGGTTACGTTAGGAATTTATCGACAGGTGAAATAATTGGTCAATTGTTAGCTATGGAAAAAGATAAAGATATTGATGTAAAAAACGTTGTATACATGGGAATGGGTGAACCATTACTAAATTTTAACAACGTTGTTCAAAGCGTAGAGATCTTAAACCATCCAAAGATGAAAAAATTAGGGGCAAGGCATATAACCATTTCAACTGCTGGAATACCTCACAAAATTGAAGAATTGGGCGATTTGAGCAAAGAGTTTCGACTTTCTGTGTCACTTCATGCACCAACAAATCTTCAAAGAGATCAAATAATGCCCATAAATCATAAATATCCAGTAGAGCAGGTTATTCAGTCATGCCGAATTTATCAGAAAAAAACAAAAAAGAGGGTAACTTTTGAGTATATATTGATAAAAGGATTTAATGATTCAAAAGATGACGCCTTGAAATTAGTCGAACTGTTTGGTGACATGAAAGTGATGGTTAATTTAATTCCTGCCAATGCAAATCCAGCAGGGTTTGAAAAACCCTCAAAAAGATTTATTCAAGCTTTTTTAGATACTCTCGTAAAGAATGGAATTGATGCTGTTGTGCGAGCCGAGAAAGGTAGTGATATATCAGCCGCATGTGGTCAATTAAGAACCAGAGAGTTAAAAGAAGTTAATAGGTGAAAATAATGATTAAAATAAGAAAATTAATCAAAAATTTGATATTTTTTATTTTAGGAATAGTAGCCTCTGGAATATTTGCCTTTTTTATGATGACAGTTTTTGCCAACAGTTCAAATACGGTTGAGATTCCATATTTGATTGGAGAAGATAAAAAAGTAGCTGTTTCTTCTTTAGAGGAGTTAAACCTAATTCCAAACATAGTAGGTAACGGGGAAAAAGTTTTGTATACTGATCCGGAACCTGGTACAAAGGTAAAAGAAGGGCATCATGTAATAGTCCAACTTAGAGAGATGAATACTCTGAAGATTCCTGATCTGATAGGAATACCGTCTGGAGTAGCACAACAGTTTCTAAGTGAGTACAATATAGCTTATGAAATTAGAAATCAATTAACTTATACACCTGAAGAAAACGATGTGGTACTGAACATGTCTCCAACACCAGGAAATAATTATAGTGGTGAAAAGGTGATTCTCTATGTTGGTGAATATGAAGGGAGTAATCAATGAGTTGGAGAAGGGGTATAGTTGTTAGATTTCATTCGGATATGGTAACCGTTCAAGATTTGGAAACTAATCAAAAAGTTAACTGCTTCCTCCCTGGTAGATTTAAATTACAGAAGATTCGGCCCATTGTTGGTGATTATGTAGAATATTCTAAGGACCAAAGTTATAGTTATGGAAGAATTGAAAACATTTTAAAGAGAAAAAATGAATTATACAGGCCCAGAGTAGCTAACTTGGATCAACTTGTTTTGGTTACCTCAATTAAAGAACCTCAAGTAGATTTGATAGTAGTCGATAAAATTATAGCCCTCGCTGAAAAAGAGAAACTGGATATAGTTATAGTGTTAAACAAAACGGATTTGCTTGTTAGTGACGAAGAAAAAAAAGATATGGAAAGATTTATAGAAATATATGGTAAAATTTATCCTGTAATTCCCACATCGAAAATAACGAAAAATAATTTAGATAGATTAAAGTCCTGTTTAAAAAACAAAGTATCAACTTTCGCAGGCCCTTCTGGAGTTGGGAAGTCTAGTTTATTGAATGTTTTAGACCCAAAATTGAAACTTCGAGAAGGAGAAATTTCCAGAAAATTAGGTAGAGGTAAACACACTACAACGTATGCTGAACTGCTTTATTTTGATTTTGGAGGATATATAGTCGATACACCGGGTTTTTCGAGTTTAGAGCTAAGAGGAATAAAAAAAGATGAACTTAGGCACTATTTCAAAGAATTTTTGGGATTTGACGGTTTTTGCCAGTTTTCAAACTGTTCCCATACGGTTGAACCTGGATGTGCAATTAAAGAGGCTGTAGAAAAGGAACAAATTTCATTTAGTAGGTATACCAATTATTGTCAAATATACAAAGAAATAGAAGACAGTTCACTAAAATTGCAATAGAGGTGTTTAAGTTTGATAAAAATCTATCCCTCCATTTTAGCCGCTGATTTTTTGAATTTATCTCAAGAGATAGAGAAAGTTTCTGAAGAAGCTGATGGAATACATCTCGATATTATGGATGGAGTGTTTGTTCCAAACATTACTTTTGGTTTTCCAATCGTGGAATCGATTAGAAAAAAATTTAAAGATATATATTTGGATGCTCATTTGATGATCGTTGAACCAGATAAATATTTAGAAGAATTTTCTAAGTTTGTGAGTAGCATAACGGTGCATTATGAAGCGGTGGTACATCTGCATAGGACCATCTTAAAGATCAAAGAGTTGGGGTGTGAAGCAGGTGTAACTTTAAATCCGCATACGCCTGTGTCACTTTTAGAAGAAATTCTTCCCTATGTCGATAAAGTATTGATTATGTCCGTTAATCCAGGATTTACCGGTCAACATTTTATAGAAAGTACTTACGAGAAAGTAAGAAAATTAAGAAAAATTTCAGATGAAAAGGGTTTGAATGTTGAAATAATGGTTGATGGGGGAGTGAATAAGCAGAACATTGGATTACTTCACCAAAGTGGTGTTAACACTTTTATTATTGGTGCCAGTGTGTTTTATTCTGAAAATCCTTCACAAGAGATAATTGAACTAAAAAGGGTGGCTGAAGATTTTGAGTGAGGTGTATTTGGCTACATCAAATAGAAACAAGGTAAGAGAAATCAATGAAATTCTTCAAAATATTGATATAAATGGAAGCATTACTGTTAAATATATATTTGATGAGATAAAAGAGGATAATTTTGAAGTAGAAGAATATGGTGAAACTTATGTAGAAAATTCTGTTATTAAAGCTTGGGCTTATTCAAAATTAATAAAAAAACCAGTTTTTTCAGATGATTCAGGGTTGTCCATAATCTCTCTTGAAGGATTCCCTGGTGTAAACTCTGCCAGGTTCATGGAAAACTATTCTTATGAGCAGAAGATGAAGGAATTGTTATCGATGCTGGAAAATGAAAAAGATAGAACCGCTTATTTTGCCTGTGCGGCGACGTATTTTGATCCTCAGAAAAATTTTTTAGTAACTTGTCAAGAAGAAGTTTATGGTAAAATAGCATTTGAGATAAGAGGAAAGAATGGTTTCGGTTACGATCCAATTTTTATTCCTGATGGATACGATTATACTTTTGGAGAATTAAGCAAAGATGTAAAAAATAAGATAAGTCATAGGGCAAAAGCTATAAAAAAGTTGCTTCTTTTCTTAAAAAGTGCTACAATATTAGAAAATAACGAATGATTTTTTTATAATATTGATTCAAAGTAGATATTTTTTTTGTTTTATGGTATAATTGCGTTGAAGTTCCGTAGAATGAGGATTTAAGAATCTTTATCTGTGAAAGGGGGAATGTTTGTGAATAAGAAAGATTTAGTTGATGCTTTCGCAAAGAAAGCTAACGTAACAAAGAAAGACGCCGAAAGTTTCGTTGATGCTTTTGTTGATGTAGTGTCTGAGGCTTTAAGTAAGGGAGAAGAGGTTAAACTAGTTGGTTTTGGGACTTTCAAAGTTCAGAAAAGAGCAGCAAGAAAAGGGGTCAATCCACAAACCGGAAAGGCCATAAAAATTCCAGAAAAGATGGTTCCAAAATTTGTTCCTGGTAAAGAATTGAAAGATATGGTGAAGTAAATTCCAAAAAATGGGCAGGGTTCCTGCCCATTTTTTGATAATGACGTGATCAAATTGGAGGGTTTCAATTGATCTGGGCAATTTCAGATGTCCATGGTATGTACGATACTTTAATTTCGCTTTTAAAACAAACACATATCAATGATTCAGACACAGTAATTTTTTTGGGTGATTATGTGGATAGAGGGCCGGATTCAAAAAAAGTATTGGATCTTTTGATTACTTTAAGCAAGCAGAGAAATCGTATCTTTCTAAAGGGAAACCATGACGATATGATGGTCGACTATTACCAAAAAACTCATGAGTATGATGAGGGTATATGGTTTTACAATGGTGCATTATCGACAATTAGAAGTTTTGATAACTATATTGGGGAAGAATACATAACCTTTTTAAAAGACCTACCTTTGTATTATGAGATAGAAATCAGAAACGAGAAATATTTGTTTGTTCATGCGGGAGTAAATCCAAAAAAGTCACTTTCCCAACAAGATAAATGGGATTTGTTATGGATAAGGGATGAATTTTTAAGTATGTCAGAAAGGTATTATGATTATACCGTCATTCATGGGCATACTCCAACATTGTACCTAACAGGTGAAGATAAAATCTTTGTGAAACGAGATAAGAATAAGAAAATAATAAGTATAGATATCGATACAGGATATGTGTACGGTGGGAAATTGACTGCCTTTGGAATCACTGAGAATAATAAACACGTAGTTTTACAGTCTTTTTGAAAAATTGATTTAAACTTCTTTAATCGCCTTTAATTGTCTTTAAATCCTTCTAATTGAAAATACTTCGATTTTCTAACTTTTTCAAAGAATGATATAATTAAAATTGAATAATATCTTTCTTTTGAGGAGTGAGTTGATGTTAAAAAAAATAAAAGATTATTGCAATTATCCACAGAGTCAGATTTTGAAGCAAATTTTGGAAGATAACGGTATACAAGTATTTTTAAAATCTCCCATAGGAATAGGGGGAGAATATTTCGGTGAGGGAGTAATTTATGATTTGTATGTTGAAGATAAGGATTTTGATACAGCTAAAGTTATAATTAGAGAATTTGAGAAAGGAGGAATTACCTTGTCTGAACTTAAAAAGACTCCGCTTTATGAAAGACATAAAGAACTTGGAGCCAAGATGGGAGAATTTGCAGGGTGGGAACTTCCGTTGTGGTATTCTTCTATCATTGAAGAGCATAATGCAGTTAGAAATGTAGTTGGGGTGTTTGATGTTTCTCATATGGGTGAATTATTTGTGCAAGGGAAAGATGCACAGAAATTTGTAAATTACTTGATTACAAATAATGTGGAGAGAATACCGAATAGCAGAATAGTTTACACACCTATGTGTAATGAGAATGGCGGTATTTTGGATGATTTTCTCGCTTATAAGTTTAACAAAGAAAAGATTATGTTAGTAGTCAATGCATCTAATACACAAAAAGATTATGAATGGGTAAAAAGTCAATCTTCTTCTTTTAATGTTGATGTAATTAACAAGAGTGATGAATATTGCCAAATAGCTTTTCAAGGCCCAAAATCTCAGGATCAACTACAAAAACATCTTAAAGATATTGATCTGGATGGTATAGAATATTATTCTTTTGAAGTTCTACAACTAGAAGGAGAAGAAGTAATCTTATCAAGGACAGGATACACAGGTGAAGACGGTTTTGAGTTGTACCTATCTCCAACGATCGCTGTTAAAGTTTGGGATAGACTTATACAACTTGCTAAAGAGGTTGATGGCAAGCCATGTGGTTTGGGAAGCAGGGACACTTTAAGGTTCGAGCCTAAAATGCTCCTGTATGGCAAGGATATGGATGAAAATACTACACCTTTGGAGGCAGGCTTAAGATGGACTGTCGATTTTAATAAAGAATTTATTGGTAAGGAAGCTTTGCTAGAACAAAAAGAAGAAGGAATCAAAAGAAAATTAGTTGGTATGGAAATACACGACAAGATGCCAGTTAGGCATGGGTATGAAATTTTCAAAGATAATGAAAAGATAGGGTTTGTGACAAGTGGTGTAAAGTCGCCTACTTTGGGGAAGAATTTAGCCTTAGGCTATGTAAGTAAAGAATTTTCGAAATCTGGGACCATTGTTAGTATAAAGGCAAGGAACAAGTTATTAGAAGCTGAGGTTGTAAAAACCCCATTTTATAAAGGAAGTGTAAAAAGCACTAAGTAAAAATTTAGGGCGACCTGGGGGGAGGTATTTTTCCTCCCATTCCTTATGGGTGGGTTTCTGGAAAGAGCATAAACACTTTTATCCTAATGGGTGGGGGGCGGGGCGAAGGGGCGCTTATATTAAGTTTTTACTTTCCTAAAAATAGAAATATTATAATAAAAAGAGGTGAGATGTTACAATGAATGATTTTCCATATTTACCCCATACCCAAAAAGATATAGAAGAAATGTTTTCTTTTTTGGGAATAAAAGATATCGACGAACTTTATCGAGATATTCCAGCACTATTCAAAGGTGAGTTGAATATCCCTTCGGGTTTGAGCGAAATAGAAGTTAAAGAAAGGCTAACCGATTTGGCACAACTGAATAAAAATATGGAAGAATACGGGATTTTTAGAGGTGCAGGTATTTACAATCACTATATTCCGTCTGTTATATATCCTTTAGCTTCAAATAGGAATTTTTTAACCGCCTATACGCCTTACCAAGCTGAAGTTTCTCAAGGTACCCTCCAAATTCTCTATGAATATCAAACTCAGATCTGCAATC contains the following coding sequences:
- a CDS encoding metallophosphoesterase family protein, yielding MIWAISDVHGMYDTLISLLKQTHINDSDTVIFLGDYVDRGPDSKKVLDLLITLSKQRNRIFLKGNHDDMMVDYYQKTHEYDEGIWFYNGALSTIRSFDNYIGEEYITFLKDLPLYYEIEIRNEKYLFVHAGVNPKKSLSQQDKWDLLWIRDEFLSMSERYYDYTVIHGHTPTLYLTGEDKIFVKRDKNKKIISIDIDTGYVYGGKLTAFGITENNKHVVLQSF
- the gcvT gene encoding glycine cleavage system aminomethyltransferase GcvT; its protein translation is MLKKIKDYCNYPQSQILKQILEDNGIQVFLKSPIGIGGEYFGEGVIYDLYVEDKDFDTAKVIIREFEKGGITLSELKKTPLYERHKELGAKMGEFAGWELPLWYSSIIEEHNAVRNVVGVFDVSHMGELFVQGKDAQKFVNYLITNNVERIPNSRIVYTPMCNENGGILDDFLAYKFNKEKIMLVVNASNTQKDYEWVKSQSSSFNVDVINKSDEYCQIAFQGPKSQDQLQKHLKDIDLDGIEYYSFEVLQLEGEEVILSRTGYTGEDGFELYLSPTIAVKVWDRLIQLAKEVDGKPCGLGSRDTLRFEPKMLLYGKDMDENTTPLEAGLRWTVDFNKEFIGKEALLEQKEEGIKRKLVGMEIHDKMPVRHGYEIFKDNEKIGFVTSGVKSPTLGKNLALGYVSKEFSKSGTIVSIKARNKLLEAEVVKTPFYKGSVKSTK